The Pseudomonas parafulva genome window below encodes:
- a CDS encoding autotransporter outer membrane beta-barrel domain-containing protein, translating into MYANIAGDVINQGDITVSGDLGGGLQMYRTKIAGEVNNSGNITVTGEEAEGMWISSTQARINNTGTITARGTDAEGIVLDKAQFTGNAPGSPYQSDVNNSGTISADGVGIHVIDASTPGNLLSITQTSGLIEGGVAAILADEDAPNTYFYWRGGQVKGDLQGLGGVLVKGDAQFDGSTIRSGFVDIDGGRLTLLRPQTTIVGDLDLDSDTARLRLLLDNDTQPNTPILKVTGNTYFSKGSQVELQARSDDFRTSAQGTRYTLINSGTWEEQQNLSVVSSSALLEVKNFGIEGQDVKALVTTRSDEEVAQNVVEASGSDNAVNAVNPLKNTIMGQIAESDPVFQRFASAASNAELAQLAETLTPDVSRGVINAATDSLNLVANAIHARAGKARSGLSSGEVLPEQGVWLQTLSSDANQDNRHGVQGYDAKTKGIALGADGKLNADTTLGLAYSYLTSDVKSDLGHKTDVSGHALTLYGNWTRGNVFVDTSLMYGWNDNASKRYIAGTRAKADYDSEIFGVNALAGYRFQLDKQWLVEPQVGARYANVSIDSYREKGSSAALKVGSQRYEIGEMGLGARLAAAFDMGVGSLEPEAKLMAWHDFIGDKASTTSTFVLGGNAFTTTGATPARDSYELGLGATYRVGAWNVGGSYNYLARSGFDANSFMANVRYDF; encoded by the coding sequence TTGTACGCCAACATCGCTGGCGATGTGATCAACCAGGGTGACATCACGGTGAGCGGTGATCTCGGCGGCGGTCTGCAAATGTATCGGACCAAGATCGCAGGCGAGGTGAATAACTCCGGCAACATCACCGTCACGGGTGAAGAGGCCGAAGGCATGTGGATCAGCTCGACTCAAGCGCGCATCAACAACACCGGCACCATAACGGCACGTGGCACCGACGCTGAGGGCATCGTGCTCGATAAAGCTCAATTCACCGGTAACGCGCCGGGCTCTCCTTATCAGTCCGACGTCAACAACAGTGGGACTATTTCAGCCGACGGTGTAGGTATCCACGTCATCGATGCCAGCACACCGGGGAACCTGCTCAGCATCACCCAGACCAGCGGCCTGATCGAAGGCGGCGTCGCAGCGATTCTGGCCGACGAGGATGCACCTAATACCTACTTTTACTGGCGCGGCGGCCAAGTGAAGGGAGACCTGCAGGGCCTGGGCGGTGTCCTGGTCAAAGGCGATGCGCAGTTCGATGGCTCGACCATTCGCAGCGGCTTCGTCGATATTGACGGAGGCCGCCTAACGCTGCTGCGCCCACAGACCACGATCGTCGGCGACCTCGACTTGGACAGCGACACCGCACGCCTGCGCCTGTTGCTGGACAACGACACACAGCCCAACACGCCGATCCTGAAAGTCACCGGCAATACCTACTTCTCCAAAGGTAGCCAGGTCGAACTGCAAGCGCGCTCCGACGATTTCCGCACATCTGCCCAAGGCACACGCTACACGCTGATCAATTCCGGCACCTGGGAAGAACAACAGAACCTCTCCGTGGTGTCTTCGTCGGCCCTGCTCGAAGTCAAGAACTTCGGTATCGAAGGCCAGGACGTCAAAGCATTGGTGACCACCCGCAGCGATGAGGAGGTCGCACAGAACGTGGTGGAGGCCAGCGGTTCGGACAACGCGGTCAACGCCGTGAATCCGCTGAAGAACACGATCATGGGCCAGATCGCCGAAAGCGACCCGGTCTTCCAGCGTTTCGCCAGCGCCGCCAGCAACGCCGAACTCGCCCAACTGGCCGAAACCCTGACGCCGGACGTCAGCCGTGGCGTGATCAATGCCGCCACCGACAGCCTGAATCTGGTGGCCAATGCCATTCACGCGCGCGCCGGCAAAGCGCGTAGCGGCCTGTCTTCCGGTGAAGTACTACCTGAGCAAGGCGTCTGGCTGCAAACGCTGTCCAGCGATGCCAACCAGGACAACCGCCACGGCGTCCAAGGCTACGACGCCAAGACCAAAGGCATCGCCCTGGGTGCCGATGGCAAGCTCAATGCCGACACCACCCTGGGCCTGGCCTACAGCTACCTGACCAGCGACGTCAAATCCGACCTGGGCCACAAAACCGATGTCAGCGGCCATGCCCTGACCTTGTACGGCAACTGGACGCGCGGCAACGTCTTCGTCGATACCTCGCTGATGTATGGCTGGAACGACAACGCATCCAAACGCTACATTGCCGGCACCCGCGCCAAAGCCGATTACGACAGCGAGATCTTCGGCGTCAATGCATTGGCCGGCTACCGCTTCCAACTCGACAAGCAATGGCTTGTGGAACCGCAGGTCGGGGCACGCTATGCCAATGTGTCGATCGATTCGTACCGGGAAAAAGGCAGCTCGGCCGCCCTCAAAGTCGGCAGCCAGCGCTATGAAATCGGCGAAATGGGCCTGGGCGCTCGCCTGGCGGCAGCCTTCGACATGGGCGTGGGCAGCCTGGAGCCGGAGGCCAAATTGATGGCTTGGCACGACTTCATCGGCGACAAGGCCAGCACCACCTCGACCTTCGTGCTCGGCGGCAACGCGTTCACCACCACCGGTGCCACGCCGGCACGCGACAGCTACGAGCTGGGACTCGGCGCGACCTATCGCGTGGGCGCATGGAACGTAGGTGGAAGTTACAACTACCTGGCCCGCAGTGGTTTCGATGCAAACAGTTTCATGGCCAATGTGCGTTATGACTTCTGA
- a CDS encoding phage tail sheath family protein, producing the protein MISTPKTPGVYITELNAFPNSVAPIATAVPAFIGYTPRADYRGASYYNKAVKITSFAEFQAYFLLDNPPPPAEPARQYSPAYYLVAQNAQPDSGQFVLIGGTYYSIVPDPSTVYYLYNSIRLFYQNGGGDAYVVAVGAYGAPSHRPASDASAPVVNPNVQLADLQRGLSVLLKEAEPTLYICPEATLLTVADNGTLMRGMLEQAEQMGTALCVFDIIGADKPDPVHYTQDIQTFRGNVGQNGLSYGACYYPFIGTHVMQPAEMDFTQLFGGDTAQLAALINPPAAPNVAVAALLEMILTPPAQAMSNSQLQAGLLNASQSYRTIIEKVLECVNVLPPSGAMAGVYAASDNSGGVWSAPANRGIVGAVSLPIQLSDAQQEGLNIDADSGKSVNAIRSFQGAGILIWGARTLDGNSQDWRYIPVRRTMIFLEQSIKLAAQPYVFQPNTADTWGAVKAMITSFLTGIWKAGGLRGATPDEAFHVSVGLGSTMTPEDLLDGYLRISVQVAVMRPAEFLTIAIVQEQAKSD; encoded by the coding sequence ATGATCTCCACTCCCAAGACGCCCGGCGTGTACATCACCGAGCTCAATGCGTTTCCCAACTCAGTCGCGCCCATCGCGACCGCTGTGCCCGCGTTCATCGGCTATACGCCGCGCGCCGATTATCGAGGCGCGTCCTATTACAACAAGGCCGTGAAGATCACCTCGTTCGCCGAGTTCCAGGCCTATTTCCTGCTGGACAATCCGCCGCCGCCGGCGGAGCCGGCGCGCCAATACAGTCCTGCGTACTACCTGGTAGCGCAGAACGCGCAACCTGACTCGGGTCAGTTCGTGCTGATCGGCGGCACGTACTATTCGATAGTGCCCGACCCCAGCACCGTCTATTACCTCTACAACAGCATTCGCCTGTTCTATCAGAACGGCGGCGGCGATGCCTACGTCGTTGCGGTCGGCGCCTATGGTGCACCCAGCCACAGGCCGGCCAGCGATGCATCGGCACCTGTCGTCAACCCCAACGTACAATTGGCCGATCTGCAACGAGGCTTGAGTGTGCTGCTCAAGGAGGCGGAGCCGACCTTGTACATCTGTCCAGAGGCCACCCTGCTGACGGTGGCCGACAACGGCACACTGATGCGGGGGATGCTGGAGCAGGCCGAGCAGATGGGTACTGCGCTCTGCGTGTTCGACATCATTGGCGCAGACAAACCTGATCCGGTCCACTACACCCAGGACATTCAGACCTTCCGTGGCAACGTCGGTCAAAATGGGCTGAGCTATGGCGCCTGCTATTACCCGTTCATCGGCACCCACGTGATGCAGCCGGCCGAGATGGATTTCACCCAGCTGTTCGGGGGCGATACCGCGCAACTGGCGGCGTTGATCAATCCGCCGGCAGCACCGAATGTAGCGGTCGCGGCACTGCTGGAAATGATCCTGACACCGCCGGCCCAGGCGATGAGCAACAGCCAGTTGCAGGCCGGGCTGCTCAACGCCAGTCAGAGCTACCGAACAATCATCGAAAAAGTGCTCGAATGCGTCAACGTGCTGCCCCCCAGCGGCGCGATGGCGGGGGTCTACGCGGCAAGCGACAACTCAGGAGGGGTGTGGAGTGCCCCGGCCAACAGGGGCATCGTCGGTGCCGTCAGCTTGCCGATTCAGCTGTCCGACGCCCAGCAGGAAGGTCTCAACATCGATGCCGATTCGGGCAAGTCGGTCAACGCCATCCGCTCTTTCCAAGGCGCGGGCATTTTGATCTGGGGGGCACGCACCCTCGACGGCAACAGCCAGGACTGGCGCTATATCCCGGTGCGCCGGACCATGATCTTCCTTGAGCAGTCGATCAAGCTGGCCGCGCAGCCCTATGTGTTCCAGCCCAACACCGCCGACACTTGGGGCGCCGTGAAGGCCATGATCACCAGCTTCCTCACCGGTATCTGGAAGGCGGGTGGCCTGCGGGGAGCGACCCCTGATGAGGCGTTCCACGTGAGCGTCGGGCTGGGGTCGACCATGACCCCGGAAGACTTGCTTGACGGCTACCTGCGTATCAGCGTCCAGGTCGCGGTGATGAGGCCGGCCGAGTTCCTCACCATCGCCATCGTTCAGGAGCAGGCCAAGTCCGACTGA